In the genome of Paenarthrobacter ilicis, the window AAAGTTCAGGCCACAAACCGGGGGGTGCGAGGTCAATCAGGGCAGGAAGGTTCACCTGGTCCGGGGCGTTCCATTCGGCGGCCAAGGCAGAGGCTTCTACCCCGCGGGCAAGGGATTCGAACCGGAAGTTCTCCAGGACTTTTTCGAGTTCGGACGCGGTGAAATCCAGCCGGTGCCAGTTGCCGGCCCGGAGGTGCAGGAGCTGGGTTTCGAGAAGGAAGAGCAGGAAATCCAGTTGTCTTCGTTGTCGCCACAGCGTTGCCGATAGCTCGTCCGCCCCCACGGTTCCCCAATTCATTTTATGGCCCACCAAAATTACGATTTGGCAGGGTTTATCTGTACTTCTGTTGAGCGTACACGCACAGCGCTTTTGAGGTGGTATGTTCACTGAATACGTAGCTGATTGGACGCCCCAACTGCGATGCTTTGATTGGTCTCTGGCATCGACCCAGCAGGAGGAAACCCGGTTGGCTCTTGACACTCCGGTCTCATGGGGGGACTCACTCTTGAATCGCGAACAGCGCAACGAGCTGGTGTTGCAGCACCTTCCGCTCGTTGGTTACCTGGTCTCTGACCTTTGTGCGCGCGCATCGCATTTGTC includes:
- a CDS encoding flagellar protein FlgN yields the protein MNWGTVGADELSATLWRQRRQLDFLLFLLETQLLHLRAGNWHRLDFTASELEKVLENFRFESLARGVEASALAAEWNAPDQVNLPALIDLAPPGLWPELFSDHRREMVALLAGIDHAAEANTELLLAPPSAESADGDVGDLGLLTRDANIHRALSAVRAVSLRTLRTFLGLD